A window of the Rhizobium viscosum genome harbors these coding sequences:
- a CDS encoding ATP-binding protein: protein MWDESNPDTGKSLYFGPFQLIASERLLAKNGKQVAIGGRALDILIALTQRPGEILTGDELTKLVWRGLTVEDSNLRVHIASLRKALADGEDDTRYVLNVAGRGYTFAAPIRREPVTPERSPTAETSEPRSQSLPHALPSLFGRTETVNVLSLLVLSRRFVTVVGPGGIGKTTVAVAVAYSLRQEFEERAIYFVDLTLIQDAKQVPNAVASALGCFVQGPEVEPFILAFVSGKKILVVLDNCEHVISAAAALAERLFHAAPSLHLLATSREALRVDGENVHLLLPLDTPRGEVTTASQALGSPAVKLFMEKAASSGHRLSLTDAEAPTVANICRRLDGIALAIELVASRVGTFGIQGTFDLMGNDAELQLQGRRNAVPRHQTLQGMLDWSYNLLSNIEQEVLSRLSIFVGQFTFEAAIEVAGSSEDTIRTTNAIASLVDKSLVWISPADGVITYRLLDTTRVYAAAKLAASGETHAVAMRHAQYFADFLKMRETEDLVSHGHNVEAYAPHIGNIRQALGWCFSSSGNVCIGIELTSHAAPLFLASFPLLAECSNWCSKAMATLLPSDRGQRRELYLQKALALSSMYLWDDSEKVKAALERGLELSEKLGEDRLQHYLLLGLNVFFTRRGEFASALGVAKRAAALSEKFGGVAENAMSEWALAASHHVAGNQSAAVMHGERGFRLAVNTAPSEFVYFGYDYHVRALGTYARSLWISGAQTKGIAKAREAISRVIDSSHPVLFCAVLLDSIPVMHWGGQSEEAFLFCEQVIAHAVRYSLHAQKAVGLALRGELMIARGEVEPGVNMLRDALKTMGDNQYHVQTLATRRALAEGLRRLGDYDEALFMINDALNQADQASTTLWLPSLLHAKGEVLMAISTPSAEAEACLTRSIEIARRQNALSWELGAATSLARIWAQKGKSAEAKSLILAVHSRFNGDIEAWEVSSARQLLDELR from the coding sequence ATGTGGGATGAGAGCAATCCAGACACCGGCAAGAGCCTCTATTTCGGTCCGTTTCAATTAATCGCCTCCGAACGTTTGCTTGCTAAGAACGGCAAACAGGTTGCAATTGGCGGCCGTGCCCTCGATATCCTCATAGCTCTGACTCAGCGACCCGGCGAGATCTTGACGGGTGACGAGCTGACAAAGCTCGTCTGGAGGGGTCTAACGGTCGAAGACTCCAACCTCAGGGTTCACATCGCCTCCCTCAGAAAGGCCTTGGCAGACGGCGAGGACGACACGCGCTACGTATTGAACGTCGCAGGGCGCGGATATACGTTCGCGGCACCAATTCGTCGGGAACCGGTCACGCCTGAGAGATCACCGACTGCTGAGACGAGCGAGCCACGTTCCCAGAGCCTTCCCCATGCATTGCCGTCCCTTTTTGGCCGAACAGAGACGGTGAATGTCCTGTCGCTACTGGTTTTGTCACGCCGTTTTGTCACGGTCGTAGGACCAGGGGGCATCGGAAAAACCACCGTCGCTGTGGCAGTCGCTTATTCGCTTCGCCAGGAATTCGAAGAGAGAGCGATTTACTTCGTTGATCTCACTCTCATTCAGGATGCCAAGCAGGTTCCAAATGCAGTCGCCTCAGCTCTCGGGTGCTTTGTTCAAGGCCCCGAGGTAGAGCCGTTCATCCTGGCTTTTGTATCCGGGAAGAAGATCCTCGTTGTGTTAGATAATTGTGAGCATGTCATTTCGGCCGCCGCAGCCCTTGCCGAGCGCCTTTTCCATGCTGCGCCATCGCTCCATTTATTGGCCACCAGTCGCGAGGCCTTGCGCGTAGACGGTGAGAACGTGCACTTGCTTCTCCCTCTTGATACGCCGCGCGGCGAGGTTACAACGGCATCCCAGGCCCTTGGTTCTCCTGCTGTCAAACTTTTCATGGAGAAAGCCGCGTCTTCTGGGCATAGGTTAAGCCTTACCGATGCAGAAGCACCGACGGTCGCGAATATCTGCCGCCGCCTCGACGGCATTGCTCTGGCGATCGAGCTTGTGGCAAGCCGCGTCGGTACTTTCGGCATCCAAGGTACATTCGATCTCATGGGGAACGACGCCGAGCTCCAGCTCCAGGGGCGGCGCAATGCTGTGCCTCGTCATCAAACGCTTCAGGGAATGCTCGACTGGAGCTACAATCTCCTGTCCAACATTGAGCAAGAAGTGCTGAGCAGGCTTTCGATTTTTGTCGGACAATTTACCTTCGAAGCTGCTATCGAAGTCGCTGGGTCCTCGGAAGACACAATCCGGACGACAAATGCCATTGCAAGCTTGGTAGACAAGTCGCTTGTTTGGATATCGCCCGCTGACGGCGTGATCACGTATCGACTTCTCGACACGACACGCGTTTATGCCGCCGCCAAACTTGCGGCCAGCGGCGAAACGCACGCGGTGGCGATGCGACACGCACAATATTTCGCCGACTTCTTGAAGATGCGTGAAACCGAGGATCTCGTTTCACATGGGCACAATGTCGAGGCCTACGCGCCGCACATCGGAAATATCCGCCAAGCGTTGGGGTGGTGTTTTTCCAGTTCCGGAAATGTCTGCATCGGCATTGAGCTCACGTCCCATGCCGCTCCCCTGTTCCTTGCATCTTTCCCGCTGCTCGCCGAATGCAGTAACTGGTGCAGCAAAGCGATGGCGACACTTCTGCCGAGCGATCGGGGCCAACGAAGAGAACTCTACCTGCAGAAAGCACTCGCGCTTTCATCGATGTACTTGTGGGATGACAGCGAAAAAGTCAAAGCAGCTCTCGAACGTGGCCTGGAACTCTCTGAAAAACTGGGCGAGGATCGACTTCAGCATTACCTGCTTCTCGGCTTGAATGTCTTCTTTACCCGTCGTGGCGAGTTTGCGAGCGCCCTGGGCGTTGCAAAGCGTGCTGCAGCCCTGTCGGAAAAATTTGGGGGGGTGGCGGAGAACGCAATGAGCGAATGGGCCCTGGCAGCGTCCCACCACGTTGCGGGAAATCAATCCGCTGCTGTCATGCACGGTGAGCGCGGGTTTAGACTTGCTGTTAACACCGCCCCATCAGAATTTGTGTACTTTGGGTACGACTACCATGTCCGGGCGCTCGGCACATATGCTCGCTCGCTCTGGATCAGCGGCGCACAGACGAAGGGTATCGCAAAGGCACGTGAGGCGATCTCCCGCGTGATTGATTCATCGCACCCGGTGCTGTTTTGCGCGGTTCTCCTGGATTCCATTCCGGTAATGCACTGGGGCGGCCAATCTGAAGAGGCGTTTTTGTTTTGCGAACAGGTTATTGCTCACGCCGTCAGATACTCACTCCATGCGCAAAAAGCTGTCGGCCTTGCGCTGCGTGGTGAGCTCATGATTGCGCGCGGTGAGGTCGAACCAGGCGTCAACATGCTACGCGATGCGCTGAAGACAATGGGCGATAATCAATATCACGTGCAGACACTGGCGACACGGCGTGCGCTCGCCGAGGGCCTGAGACGGCTAGGAGATTACGACGAGGCGTTGTTCATGATCAACGACGCCCTAAACCAGGCCGATCAGGCAAGCACCACGCTTTGGCTACCGTCTCTACTGCACGCAAAAGGCGAAGTGCTGATGGCAATTTCGACACCTTCCGCCGAAGCAGAAGCTTGCCTCACCCGTTCCATCGAGATTGCTCGCCGGCAGAATGCTTTGAGCTGGGAACTAGGAGCAGCGACCTCGCTCGCTCGTATCTGGGCCCAGAAAGGAAAATCCGCTGAGGCAAAGTCTCTTATTCTAGCCGTGCATTCCCGGTTCAACGGCGACATTGAGGCTTGGGAAGTCAGCTCGGCACGCCAACTGCTCGACGAACTCCGGTAA
- a CDS encoding acetoacetate decarboxylase family protein has translation MLPTGHLMEARRMLSGYAVPLTPDGKSSLTPPPPWHYSGDCIAVEYWADPAAVAALLPIGLTPDEESEGRTFFWFLDWQFTGSNDEHTDPARYQYREAFILVEARLEGRPVNFCPFIFVDNDAAIARGWIQGYPKKLGSIYQTRSFSAPSAAACPLEPGSRFGASVSSHGERLATARIELREKVTDPAKVFNRPTTIRRYFPSLSGSQQGKPAVDELTLSLMDNLTFSDFWTGSAELSIPYVEGEDMDALAPREVGRGFRFGMSYSVSDLPVLKNYLA, from the coding sequence GTGCTTCCGACCGGCCACTTGATGGAGGCGCGACGAATGCTCTCGGGATATGCAGTTCCGCTTACGCCGGACGGTAAGTCCTCACTGACCCCGCCGCCACCTTGGCACTATTCCGGCGATTGCATCGCCGTCGAATACTGGGCGGATCCCGCCGCTGTCGCGGCCCTACTTCCTATAGGTCTGACGCCCGACGAAGAATCGGAGGGGCGCACGTTCTTCTGGTTTCTCGACTGGCAGTTCACAGGTTCGAACGACGAGCACACGGACCCAGCCCGCTACCAGTACCGCGAGGCGTTCATCCTGGTGGAAGCACGTCTCGAAGGCCGTCCAGTCAATTTTTGTCCTTTCATCTTTGTCGACAACGATGCAGCGATCGCACGCGGCTGGATACAGGGTTATCCCAAGAAACTTGGCAGCATCTATCAAACAAGGAGCTTTTCTGCGCCGAGTGCCGCCGCCTGCCCCCTTGAACCTGGAAGCCGCTTTGGCGCGAGTGTTTCATCTCATGGCGAGCGACTGGCAACAGCCCGCATCGAGCTTCGGGAAAAGGTGACGGATCCGGCAAAGGTATTCAACCGGCCGACCACGATACGGAGATATTTCCCATCGCTGAGCGGCAGCCAGCAGGGCAAGCCCGCGGTCGATGAATTGACGCTGTCGCTGATGGACAATCTTACGTTTTCGGATTTCTGGACAGGCTCCGCGGAACTCTCGATACCCTATGTCGAGGGCGAAGATATGGATGCCCTGGCACCGCGAGAGGTGGGGCGAGGGTTTCGCTTCGGCATGTCGTACTCGGTCTCCGACCTTCCCGTACTCAAGAACTATCTGGCCTAG
- a CDS encoding alpha/beta hydrolase, with the protein MKQLKTYVTLAATLPLIALAAPASAEPIKNIVLVHGAWVDGSGWKPVYEILTKEGFNVTMAQEPETSFADDVAATKRVLDLQNGPTLLVGHSYGGSIITEAGVHPNVTALVYVAAHAPDVGEDEGTLGKKTPSVLAKTEGAIKKTPDGYTYLNPVDFPKLFAPDMPKGQAEFEARSQVLAAAEVFTTPLTAAAWKTKPSWAIVAGNDQIINPDLERWYYERAKSRTIEIKGASHSVYESHPRQVADVIIRAAREAEQEASTAKK; encoded by the coding sequence ATGAAACAGCTCAAGACTTATGTCACCCTCGCAGCCACCCTTCCCTTGATCGCACTGGCGGCGCCCGCAAGCGCTGAACCGATCAAGAATATCGTTCTGGTTCACGGCGCCTGGGTGGATGGCTCTGGCTGGAAACCCGTCTACGAAATCCTGACCAAAGAGGGTTTCAACGTCACGATGGCCCAGGAACCCGAAACGTCCTTCGCGGACGACGTGGCCGCGACCAAGCGCGTTCTCGACCTTCAGAACGGCCCGACGCTTCTTGTCGGTCACAGCTACGGCGGCTCGATCATCACCGAGGCGGGCGTCCACCCGAACGTGACAGCCCTGGTCTACGTTGCTGCACACGCACCCGATGTCGGCGAAGACGAAGGCACTCTTGGAAAGAAAACACCAAGCGTCCTGGCGAAGACCGAAGGCGCAATCAAGAAGACGCCTGACGGCTACACGTACCTGAACCCGGTCGACTTCCCGAAGCTCTTCGCTCCGGACATGCCGAAAGGGCAGGCGGAATTCGAGGCACGGTCGCAGGTGCTTGCGGCAGCCGAAGTGTTCACCACCCCGTTGACTGCAGCGGCGTGGAAAACGAAGCCGAGTTGGGCAATCGTCGCGGGCAATGACCAGATCATCAACCCGGATCTGGAGCGCTGGTACTACGAAAGAGCGAAGAGCCGCACGATCGAGATCAAGGGAGCAAGCCACTCCGTATACGAATCCCATCCCCGGCAAGTGGCAGACGTGATCATCCGAGCTGCCCGCGAGGCAGAGCAAGAGGCCTCGACCGCCAAGAAGTAA
- the mdcA gene encoding malonate decarboxylase subunit alpha, producing the protein MTMNWQRHREEHLARIKAGSAVANGKIVEARDATRLLEAVVRPGDRVCLEGDNQKQADLLSSALLAVDRTKVNNLHMVQSGVVLPSHLDLFDHGIAKRLDYAYSGPQSARIATMLFGGKIELGAVHTYLELFARYFIDLTPNVALIAAVSADRDGNLYTGPNTEDTPTVVEATAFKDGVVVAQVNEIVDRIPRVDIPGDRIDFVVEADKPFFVEPLFTRDPGAITETQILTAMMAIKGIYAPYGVKRLNHGIGFSTAAIELLLPTFADKLGLKGKIASHFALNPHPALIPAIESGWVQQIHSFGSEVGMEDYIRARPDVYFTGADGSLRSNRAFSQVAGLYACDMFIGSTLQIDLDGNSSTITTQRIAGFGGAPNMGSDPRGRRHPSEPWLQAGKEADPDGPAPLRRGRKLVVQIGETFGEKNVPLFVEKLDALALAEKLKLDLAPVMIYGDDVTHIVTEEGIANLLLCRDGREREQAIRGVAGYTDVGRARDKKMVQHLRERGVIRRPEDLGIDLLDVDRNLLAARSIKDLVRWSGGLYSPPSKFRNW; encoded by the coding sequence ATGACGATGAACTGGCAACGACACCGCGAAGAGCACCTTGCCCGCATCAAGGCGGGAAGTGCTGTGGCGAATGGAAAGATCGTCGAGGCACGGGACGCGACCCGGCTGTTGGAGGCGGTGGTCCGTCCCGGCGATCGCGTGTGCCTTGAGGGTGACAATCAGAAGCAGGCTGATTTGCTCAGCAGCGCGTTGCTGGCCGTCGACCGAACAAAGGTCAACAACCTTCACATGGTACAGTCCGGCGTGGTTCTTCCCAGCCATCTCGATCTGTTCGACCACGGCATCGCCAAGCGGCTCGATTACGCCTACTCAGGTCCCCAATCGGCCCGCATTGCGACAATGCTGTTCGGCGGCAAGATCGAACTGGGCGCGGTTCATACCTATCTCGAGCTTTTTGCCAGGTATTTTATCGATCTCACGCCCAATGTCGCGTTGATCGCCGCAGTCAGCGCTGATCGCGACGGCAACCTTTATACGGGACCGAACACGGAAGACACGCCTACCGTCGTCGAAGCGACCGCGTTCAAGGACGGGGTTGTAGTCGCCCAGGTCAACGAAATTGTCGATCGGATTCCCCGTGTCGATATCCCCGGAGATCGCATTGATTTCGTCGTCGAAGCCGACAAGCCGTTTTTTGTGGAACCGCTGTTCACGCGCGATCCAGGCGCCATCACGGAAACGCAGATCCTTACGGCCATGATGGCCATTAAAGGGATCTATGCTCCATACGGCGTGAAACGTCTCAATCACGGGATCGGATTCAGTACCGCAGCGATCGAACTCCTTCTTCCCACGTTCGCAGACAAGCTCGGACTTAAGGGCAAGATCGCATCCCACTTTGCTTTGAACCCCCATCCCGCGTTGATTCCGGCAATTGAATCAGGCTGGGTCCAACAGATCCACTCGTTCGGTTCGGAAGTAGGGATGGAGGACTACATCCGCGCCCGACCCGACGTCTACTTCACCGGAGCGGATGGTTCCCTGCGTTCGAACAGGGCTTTTAGCCAGGTAGCCGGTCTCTACGCCTGCGATATGTTCATCGGCTCGACGCTTCAGATCGATCTCGACGGCAACTCATCCACGATTACGACCCAACGTATCGCAGGCTTCGGCGGTGCGCCGAACATGGGCTCCGACCCGCGAGGTCGCCGTCATCCGAGCGAGCCATGGCTCCAAGCTGGCAAGGAAGCGGATCCCGACGGACCTGCACCATTGCGCCGCGGTCGCAAGCTCGTCGTTCAGATCGGTGAAACGTTTGGAGAAAAAAACGTCCCTCTCTTCGTCGAGAAGCTGGACGCGTTAGCCCTCGCTGAAAAACTCAAGCTCGATCTGGCTCCAGTCATGATCTACGGCGATGACGTGACTCATATTGTTACAGAGGAAGGCATCGCAAACCTCCTCTTATGCCGGGATGGCCGGGAGCGTGAACAGGCCATCCGCGGAGTGGCGGGCTATACCGACGTTGGCCGCGCGCGCGACAAGAAGATGGTCCAGCACCTGAGGGAGCGAGGCGTGATCCGACGCCCGGAAGATCTCGGCATCGACCTTCTCGACGTGGATCGAAATCTCCTGGCAGCTCGCTCCATCAAGGATCTCGTCCGATGGTCGGGCGGTCTTTATTCCCCTCCCTCGAAGTTTCGCAACTGGTGA
- the mdcC gene encoding malonate decarboxylase acyl carrier protein: MEDLTFHHKTNRRASGDRRLAIVGVVASGNLEVLAERVLPDNHCQVEIRTAAEGFREVWTAVIDDFVERYAPGGLKLSINDGGARPDTVMLRLAQAVSVMEEQQ; encoded by the coding sequence ATGGAAGATCTTACCTTTCACCATAAGACCAACAGGCGGGCTTCCGGCGACAGAAGACTAGCAATCGTTGGTGTGGTGGCCTCCGGAAATCTCGAAGTCCTCGCGGAGCGCGTCCTTCCCGACAACCACTGTCAGGTCGAAATCAGAACGGCAGCCGAAGGGTTCAGAGAAGTCTGGACCGCTGTCATCGATGACTTTGTCGAGCGATACGCACCCGGTGGGCTCAAGTTGTCCATCAACGATGGGGGTGCACGACCGGATACGGTGATGCTGCGGTTGGCGCAGGCGGTCAGCGTGATGGAGGAACAACAATGA
- a CDS encoding biotin-independent malonate decarboxylase subunit beta, with product MSSAEKARPAKPHEMSSSWYEASARQRVDFVLDAGSFQEFLGPEMREVSPHLRVFDLPEQFDDGIIIGRGLLAGSPVFIAAQEGRFMGGAFGEVHGAKLTGLLRAARDAKSIPLLILFDTGGVRLQEANAGELAIAEIMRAVVEARTAGVKIIGLIGGRAGCYGGGGLTAGCCSALVVSEQGRIAVSGPEVIETNRGIEEFDSRDRALVWRTMGGKHRHLIGAADVFVDDTAKAFRDAALALVQTVAALTLETLLNEQVRLEKRLQSFGASGDALDIWKAIGVPEAASVPGMPTEKFVSLADKLRSTHHDAR from the coding sequence ATGAGCTCTGCAGAAAAAGCGCGGCCTGCAAAGCCGCACGAGATGTCTTCGAGCTGGTACGAGGCTTCGGCGCGCCAGCGTGTCGACTTTGTGCTGGACGCAGGAAGCTTCCAGGAATTCCTCGGACCGGAAATGCGGGAGGTCAGCCCCCACCTTCGCGTCTTCGATCTCCCCGAGCAATTCGACGACGGAATAATCATCGGACGTGGCTTGCTCGCAGGCTCGCCTGTGTTCATCGCGGCGCAGGAAGGCCGTTTCATGGGCGGCGCGTTCGGCGAGGTCCATGGCGCCAAACTGACAGGCCTCTTGCGCGCTGCGCGGGATGCGAAGTCGATACCCTTGTTGATCCTTTTCGATACTGGCGGCGTGCGGCTTCAGGAAGCAAATGCCGGAGAGCTGGCGATTGCCGAAATCATGCGGGCCGTTGTCGAAGCCAGAACTGCCGGCGTGAAGATCATCGGACTTATCGGCGGCCGCGCGGGCTGCTACGGCGGAGGCGGTTTGACAGCCGGCTGCTGCTCCGCTCTCGTCGTGTCCGAACAAGGACGCATTGCCGTTTCCGGCCCGGAAGTCATCGAGACGAACCGAGGGATCGAAGAGTTCGATTCCCGCGACCGCGCTTTGGTGTGGCGAACGATGGGCGGAAAACACAGACATCTGATCGGCGCAGCCGATGTCTTTGTGGACGACACGGCAAAAGCGTTTCGAGACGCGGCGTTAGCACTTGTACAAACCGTTGCGGCTCTCACCCTCGAGACCCTTTTGAACGAACAGGTTCGCCTCGAGAAGCGCTTGCAAAGCTTCGGCGCGTCTGGCGACGCGCTCGATATCTGGAAGGCGATCGGTGTGCCCGAGGCCGCTTCGGTGCCGGGAATGCCAACCGAAAAATTCGTATCCCTCGCCGACAAACTGCGGAGCACCCATCATGACGCTCGATGA
- the mdcE gene encoding biotin-independent malonate decarboxylase subunit gamma encodes MTLDEILASLFPDGCKVENDNGILTGYGSLQAGGQGMVIGVSDRTALGVDEAIRLSSFVLGALKTGSGPILVIVDSDSQRMSKRDELLGLNEFLAHLAKCLTYADMHGRPTIGILYGHSAAGAFLATALATRVLVGLPGASPAVMDLPSMSKVTKLSVEVLEEKAKSTPVFAPGLENLAQTGAVHRIWSATSSLAAQLDALLADLPDTRDIRDSLGKERKGRIKAAEIAERVHALALAP; translated from the coding sequence ATGACGCTCGATGAAATCTTGGCCTCGCTTTTTCCCGACGGCTGCAAGGTGGAGAACGACAACGGTATCCTTACCGGATACGGCTCGCTCCAAGCCGGAGGCCAAGGCATGGTGATCGGCGTTTCGGACCGGACGGCATTGGGCGTAGACGAGGCGATCCGTCTTTCAAGCTTCGTGCTCGGCGCCCTGAAAACGGGAAGCGGCCCGATCCTTGTTATCGTTGACAGCGACAGCCAGCGGATGAGCAAGCGCGACGAGCTGCTGGGCTTGAATGAATTCCTGGCGCACCTCGCCAAATGCCTGACTTATGCCGATATGCACGGTCGGCCGACCATTGGCATCCTCTACGGCCATTCGGCGGCCGGGGCGTTCCTGGCGACGGCATTGGCAACACGGGTTTTGGTCGGGTTACCCGGTGCGTCTCCGGCGGTGATGGACCTGCCTTCGATGTCGAAGGTAACGAAGCTTTCTGTCGAGGTTCTCGAAGAAAAAGCGAAATCAACGCCCGTTTTCGCGCCCGGCCTCGAAAACCTGGCGCAGACAGGGGCGGTTCACCGAATATGGAGTGCGACCAGCTCTCTTGCGGCTCAGCTCGACGCGCTGTTGGCCGACCTGCCTGACACTCGTGATATTCGCGATTCATTGGGCAAGGAACGCAAGGGCCGGATAAAAGCTGCCGAAATTGCGGAGCGGGTTCATGCGCTCGCACTCGCGCCGTAA
- the mdcG gene encoding malonate decarboxylase holo-[acyl-carrier-protein] synthase — MRSHSRRNIVPPRRHDLVSLDPQSWTSIIEDNPCLCSEPLIAEWRRHGWPVVARRPEPGGPAGISVGLPLPPSAGKKRLSLVIQEHQILSVDRPPVLEAVHPKSPSDWIPTLREIGELASRHAIDVRVFGSLGWSAITGLDYLTSSSDLDFLFYLYRNTNAVSLANDLAGIQSMAPMRLDGEFIRYDGAGVHWREFLGATGDILVKSISGTMMCHPTAFLNGDTNL; from the coding sequence ATGCGCTCGCACTCGCGCCGTAACATCGTGCCGCCGAGGCGGCACGATTTGGTTTCGCTGGATCCGCAGTCATGGACCTCGATAATCGAGGACAATCCTTGCCTTTGTTCCGAGCCTCTCATTGCTGAATGGCGTAGACACGGTTGGCCCGTGGTCGCTCGCCGGCCGGAGCCGGGAGGGCCGGCAGGCATCTCCGTTGGCCTGCCCTTGCCTCCTTCTGCCGGAAAGAAACGGCTCTCCCTCGTAATTCAAGAACATCAGATCCTGTCAGTTGATCGCCCTCCTGTTCTGGAAGCGGTCCACCCCAAATCACCCAGTGACTGGATTCCAACGCTGCGGGAAATCGGCGAATTGGCGTCCCGGCACGCGATCGACGTCAGGGTCTTTGGTAGTCTTGGATGGAGCGCAATTACGGGTCTGGATTATCTGACCTCCAGCTCCGATCTCGATTTTCTGTTTTATCTCTACCGAAATACGAACGCCGTCTCCTTGGCCAACGATCTGGCGGGCATCCAGTCAATGGCTCCGATGCGATTGGATGGAGAGTTCATCCGCTATGACGGCGCCGGAGTTCACTGGCGGGAGTTTCTTGGCGCAACTGGCGACATTCTCGTCAAATCCATCTCGGGAACGATGATGTGCCACCCGACGGCATTTCTGAACGGGGATACGAACCTATGA
- the mdcB gene encoding triphosphoribosyl-dephospho-CoA synthase MdcB codes for MPPPATQERSHTGNRRPANLSYIASRATACLLLELETWPKPGLVSHIDCGSHDDMNCETFRQSAAAISPFLGALADAGAEDCEMGRLRVIGIEAEAAMRAATSGINTHRGAIFGMGLLCAAAGARASGVVADDLSLGAIVAERWGHDILDGPILLHSHGDRARRRFGAGGARLEAAEGFPTVYRVGLPALRDAIRARPDDPEAARVQTCFALIAVLDDTNLLHRGGPDGLLYAKQLAQDFLDDGGIRAPQWKRRAALIHRQFRDRWLSPGGSADLLAMTLFVDVHERREI; via the coding sequence ATGCCCCCTCCCGCCACGCAAGAACGATCACATACAGGAAACAGACGGCCAGCAAACCTCAGCTACATCGCGTCGAGAGCGACGGCCTGTCTTTTGTTGGAACTGGAAACCTGGCCGAAACCGGGGCTCGTCAGTCACATTGACTGTGGCAGCCACGACGACATGAATTGCGAGACGTTTCGTCAAAGCGCTGCAGCAATAAGCCCCTTCCTCGGAGCTTTGGCGGACGCCGGGGCCGAGGACTGTGAAATGGGGCGCCTGCGGGTCATCGGCATCGAGGCGGAAGCCGCAATGCGTGCCGCCACCTCCGGCATCAATACCCATAGGGGTGCGATATTCGGAATGGGACTTTTGTGCGCGGCAGCGGGTGCGAGAGCAAGCGGCGTTGTCGCCGACGACCTTTCGCTTGGTGCAATCGTCGCAGAACGCTGGGGGCATGACATTCTCGACGGTCCTATCCTGTTGCACAGCCATGGCGACAGGGCGAGACGTCGCTTTGGCGCCGGCGGTGCGCGCCTCGAAGCGGCGGAAGGCTTTCCAACCGTCTATCGGGTTGGTTTGCCCGCCCTACGAGATGCGATCAGGGCGCGTCCGGATGATCCGGAGGCAGCTCGCGTCCAGACTTGTTTCGCGCTGATTGCGGTTCTCGACGACACCAACCTGCTTCATCGGGGCGGCCCGGACGGCCTTCTCTACGCGAAACAACTCGCCCAGGACTTTCTGGACGACGGCGGGATCCGTGCTCCGCAGTGGAAACGTCGTGCCGCTTTGATCCATCGACAATTTCGCGATCGCTGGCTCAGCCCCGGCGGCTCGGCAGATCTCCTTGCAATGACGTTGTTTGTCGACGTGCATGAAAGACGGGAAATCTGA
- a CDS encoding AEC family transporter, with amino-acid sequence MAHTILLALLPIFFVMALGYVAGRLAIVDNHHVEGLNVLVMTFALPASLFAATATAPRTEMLAQAPLFLISSGVMLVVFAAWYLLQVRYMKVGKADASLQALTIAFPNLAGVGLPILNDVLGPSGTVPLAIVLASGSIIISPLSLLLVEMHVDKPGANDGQRPKISHSLWHALTKPVVVAPLVGILFSLSGLKTGDVVDASLLLIGHAAPGVALFLTGVVLSAEAFKLDRKVISATIMSNLVRPILTAGVVLVLSIPWDAAKVAILLAAVPSGFFGILFAVNYRLDSRATGSMVIASTVSSIVTLAIAVAILFPR; translated from the coding sequence ATGGCACATACGATCTTACTGGCGCTGCTTCCTATTTTCTTTGTCATGGCGCTTGGCTACGTTGCTGGGCGCTTGGCTATCGTCGACAATCATCATGTCGAGGGGCTGAACGTCCTCGTCATGACCTTTGCCTTGCCCGCGTCGCTGTTTGCAGCGACAGCGACCGCCCCACGTACCGAAATGCTCGCACAAGCACCGCTTTTCCTCATCAGCAGCGGCGTCATGCTCGTCGTGTTTGCCGCCTGGTATCTACTTCAAGTACGCTACATGAAGGTCGGCAAAGCAGACGCCTCGCTGCAGGCACTCACGATCGCGTTTCCGAACCTGGCGGGTGTAGGTCTTCCTATTCTTAATGACGTGCTGGGTCCCAGTGGGACTGTGCCGCTCGCGATCGTACTCGCAAGTGGCTCGATCATTATTAGCCCGCTTTCATTGCTTCTCGTCGAAATGCATGTCGACAAGCCCGGCGCGAATGACGGGCAGCGGCCCAAGATCTCGCACAGTCTATGGCATGCTCTGACGAAGCCTGTCGTCGTCGCCCCCTTGGTTGGAATACTATTTTCACTCAGTGGGCTGAAAACGGGTGACGTCGTCGATGCCAGTCTGCTTCTAATTGGTCACGCAGCCCCCGGCGTAGCGCTGTTCCTGACAGGTGTGGTCCTTTCTGCGGAGGCTTTCAAACTCGACAGGAAGGTCATAAGCGCGACCATCATGTCGAACCTGGTGCGCCCCATCCTGACCGCTGGCGTCGTGCTGGTGTTGTCGATCCCGTGGGATGCAGCGAAAGTCGCCATCTTGCTGGCGGCTGTACCTTCCGGTTTTTTCGGGATCCTGTTCGCTGTCAACTATCGCCTTGACTCGCGTGCGACGGGATCGATGGTGATCGCAAGTACCGTCTCGAGCATCGTCACATTGGCCATCGCTGTGGCCATCCTCTTTCCGAGGTGA